A window from Prosthecobacter sp. encodes these proteins:
- a CDS encoding amidohydrolase family protein, whose translation MKLQSGITVVKNGQLVDGTGKAAVPNATVIVQDGRITYAGSAEAAPQTPPDARVIDAKGGTIMPGLVEAHFHATYFNIQELQDLDIKYPVEYVSMLTAVNAKLALECGYTAARSGGCLFNVDVWLKKAIEADLIAGPRLATSGREICSAGGLMDWNPEFRKIGMEGLVFIINGVEDARSAVRALVKDGIEWVKTYPTGDAASPDTNDHHTLCMNFDEMNAVVQTAHNHKLKVTGHCRATQGIKNALRAGYDCIEHGTFIDDEGLELLLKRDVPCVPALYFEKASILRGPEFGLPQSVIDGHQETLDGGTASALRILRAGGRIGLGGDYGFGWNPHGDYAREISFFVKDVGFTPLEAIMCATKTGAEIMGRSHEFGTVESGKLADLLIVDGDVLKDIALLEDRSRFIAVMQGGVIKAGQLTRTEHTWDNATKMG comes from the coding sequence ATGAAGCTCCAATCAGGCATCACCGTCGTCAAAAACGGCCAGCTCGTCGATGGCACGGGCAAAGCAGCCGTCCCCAATGCCACCGTGATCGTTCAAGACGGTCGCATCACCTATGCTGGCTCTGCTGAAGCCGCGCCGCAGACTCCGCCGGATGCCCGCGTCATTGATGCCAAAGGGGGCACGATCATGCCAGGACTCGTCGAGGCGCATTTCCATGCGACTTACTTCAACATCCAGGAACTGCAGGATCTCGACATCAAATATCCCGTCGAATACGTCAGCATGCTCACCGCCGTGAATGCGAAGCTCGCGCTCGAATGCGGCTACACGGCGGCACGCAGCGGTGGCTGCCTTTTCAATGTCGATGTCTGGCTCAAGAAGGCGATCGAGGCCGATCTCATCGCCGGACCACGTCTCGCCACCTCAGGACGCGAGATTTGCAGTGCAGGCGGTTTGATGGACTGGAATCCCGAGTTCCGCAAAATCGGCATGGAAGGCCTCGTCTTCATCATCAACGGCGTCGAGGACGCCCGCAGTGCCGTGCGTGCGCTGGTGAAGGACGGCATCGAGTGGGTCAAAACCTATCCCACCGGCGATGCCGCATCGCCCGACACAAATGATCATCACACGCTGTGCATGAACTTCGATGAGATGAACGCCGTGGTGCAAACCGCGCACAATCACAAGCTCAAGGTCACCGGCCACTGCCGCGCCACCCAGGGCATCAAGAACGCCCTCCGCGCCGGTTACGACTGCATCGAGCACGGCACCTTCATCGACGACGAAGGTCTGGAGTTGCTGCTCAAGCGCGACGTGCCCTGCGTCCCCGCGCTCTACTTTGAAAAGGCCAGCATCCTGCGTGGACCCGAGTTCGGCCTGCCGCAAAGCGTCATCGATGGCCATCAAGAAACCCTCGACGGCGGCACCGCCTCCGCGCTGCGCATCCTGCGCGCCGGCGGCCGCATCGGCCTCGGCGGCGACTACGGCTTCGGCTGGAACCCGCACGGCGACTACGCCCGCGAGATCAGCTTCTTCGTGAAGGATGTCGGCTTCACGCCACTCGAAGCCATCATGTGCGCCACCAAGACCGGAGCCGAAATCATGGGCCGCAGCCACGAATTCGGCACCGTCGAATCCGGCAAACTCGCCGACCTCCTCATCGTCGATGGCGACGTGCTCAAGGACATCGCCCTGCTAGAAGATCGCAGCCGCTTCATCGCCGTCATGCAAGGCGGCGTCATCAAAGCCGGTCAGCTCACCCGCACCGAACACACCTGGGACAACGCCACGAAAATGGGATGA
- a CDS encoding helix-turn-helix domain-containing protein: protein MKATPSSPVDALRDLFDALPDVQAWIKDAQRRYLWVNRTFLLNYGMHQLAEVLGKTDDDLSPAHLAAHFREGDEAVLAGQTVQGRLELVGRFDHTASWCFTTKRPVRDAKGCIVGTAGITRALDATQIDQRSDIRLGVIIALMTRSLGQSVTNAEMARTAGMSARAFERSFAREYGLPPQQYLKRLRIQTACRLLVDTRESIAHIGLRCGFADQSHLTREFRRVTGLTPGSYRETYAAANLPSPAVSVLSSRRAKR, encoded by the coding sequence GTGAAAGCCACCCCATCATCGCCCGTCGATGCACTGCGCGATCTTTTTGATGCGCTGCCAGACGTGCAGGCTTGGATCAAGGACGCACAGCGCCGCTACCTGTGGGTGAACCGCACCTTCCTCCTCAATTACGGCATGCACCAACTCGCCGAGGTACTCGGCAAAACCGACGACGACCTCTCCCCTGCGCACCTCGCAGCCCATTTCCGCGAAGGCGATGAGGCGGTGCTGGCCGGCCAAACCGTGCAGGGCCGCCTTGAACTCGTCGGCCGCTTTGACCACACCGCGTCATGGTGCTTCACCACCAAACGGCCCGTGCGCGATGCGAAAGGATGTATCGTCGGCACTGCTGGCATCACCCGCGCACTCGATGCCACCCAGATCGATCAACGCAGTGACATCCGTCTCGGTGTCATCATCGCGTTGATGACACGAAGCCTCGGTCAATCCGTCACGAATGCCGAAATGGCCCGCACCGCCGGCATGTCCGCGCGTGCCTTCGAGCGCAGTTTCGCCCGCGAGTATGGCCTGCCACCGCAGCAGTATTTGAAACGCCTGCGCATCCAGACCGCCTGCCGTTTGCTCGTCGATACCCGCGAATCCATCGCCCACATCGGCCTGCGCTGCGGATTCGCCGATCAAAGCCACCTCACACGCGAATTCCGCCGTGTCACCGGCCTCACACCAGGCAGTTATCGCGAAACCTACGCCGCCGCGAATCTTCCAAGCCCTGCCGTTTCTGTTCTATCCTCCCGCCGCGCAAAACGGTAG
- a CDS encoding RNA-binding protein, with protein sequence MNLYVSNLSYTMTDEELQGEFAAFGNVSSARVVKDRETGRSRGFGFVEMPVESEALTATNALNGKDVGGRPLRVVEARPKEERPQRDPRPGGGGGGGGGGGGNRGYGGGKRDDRQDWDRDKRS encoded by the coding sequence ATGAACCTCTACGTGAGCAATCTTTCCTACACCATGACGGATGAGGAACTGCAGGGCGAGTTTGCCGCCTTTGGGAATGTTTCCAGCGCACGAGTGGTCAAAGACCGCGAAACCGGCCGCTCACGCGGTTTTGGTTTCGTGGAAATGCCGGTCGAGTCTGAGGCCCTGACGGCGACCAATGCGCTGAATGGCAAAGATGTCGGCGGTCGGCCGCTGCGCGTGGTGGAGGCGCGCCCGAAGGAAGAACGTCCGCAGCGTGACCCCCGGCCGGGCGGTGGGGGTGGAGGAGGCGGCGGAGGAGGAGGAAACCGTGGTTATGGCGGTGGTAAACGCGACGACCGGCAGGACTGGGATCGAGACAAGCGCTCGTAA
- a CDS encoding tetratricopeptide repeat protein → MRLFASLLCSLAALPILAQQTPPRALPVEDDAPPKAIPVRPPPKALPVLDDPKDRPAPPKTKGPDDDMFDFATLAYDRQEWGMASQSYAKYLQQYPSGRQVPDALFRIGECYMKQNQLKQAAGYYEEVVNRYPASDGAPSAAYRLGAMKFNESKFAEAAKHFAFCEAKTKSAQVKLAAAFNKSRAYELAGDKEKQTTALNSVIAVKTDNPYRETALLTLGSIYLAQDKKTEALPIFEELVKSSADRAIIAEASIRAAVLLAELKKPDESIVMFEKALRMPETSEQNRGISLVGIIQALYAKGDHDGVIDYYNKNSEVLPPGASRAKMLVLVGHAYRMRKSYARAVEVYLLIEQYHADTDEAFDAGYWKLYCFYLLGDKDLGEFATAFIARHAQKRPDHEYLSLARLIRADFYFNKGDFQQASLSYNEVSIDKLPEKLRPGTLFNMGWAQGEAGRHQEAVGTFTRFINEHPQHEFIAKAYARRGLANRDARDLPKAKADFEHVTKEFPKSDACEMSWLQLGFIAMEQKDPKGTVSAFETLLKKFPTTTAAAQAYYGIGRGHFDQKIYDKAVPALRRSIEIDSKTYLEKSSQLIILCDYAQQNADNLAKTIDSYLSSKPSGMVPPNILKWLGLKLYSSDDFKRAARFLELAITPQTPENTEPVVWNYLGMAQLQNQQFDASIQATENYLKSNPDTAARSRALLTKGRALLGKGQFDEADKVAQEALQVVKDGKLQAELLILEGDIYSAQGDKLATEGQQAAAVEKWKAGAAKYAVPSQFFDDPDVTPDALFKTAKALEKAGDAAQAKQMLQQLQQRYPKYQPK, encoded by the coding sequence ATGCGCCTTTTTGCATCATTGCTGTGTTCCCTGGCCGCGCTTCCCATCCTGGCGCAGCAGACTCCGCCACGTGCGTTGCCGGTGGAGGATGACGCGCCGCCCAAAGCCATCCCTGTTCGCCCGCCACCCAAGGCGCTGCCCGTGCTGGACGATCCGAAGGACCGTCCCGCTCCGCCGAAAACGAAGGGACCAGACGATGACATGTTCGATTTCGCCACGCTGGCCTATGACCGCCAGGAGTGGGGCATGGCCTCGCAAAGCTACGCGAAGTACCTTCAGCAGTATCCCAGCGGCAGGCAGGTGCCGGATGCGCTCTTCCGCATCGGCGAGTGCTACATGAAGCAGAACCAGCTCAAGCAGGCCGCGGGTTATTATGAGGAGGTCGTGAACCGTTACCCTGCCAGCGATGGTGCCCCCTCCGCCGCCTATCGGCTCGGCGCGATGAAATTCAACGAGTCGAAGTTTGCCGAGGCCGCGAAGCATTTTGCCTTCTGCGAGGCCAAAACGAAGAGTGCGCAGGTCAAACTGGCCGCCGCCTTCAACAAAAGCCGCGCCTACGAATTGGCGGGCGACAAGGAAAAACAGACCACCGCCTTAAACAGCGTGATTGCTGTCAAAACAGACAATCCATACCGCGAAACGGCACTGCTCACGCTTGGCAGCATCTATCTCGCGCAGGACAAGAAAACCGAGGCGCTGCCCATTTTTGAAGAACTGGTCAAAAGCAGCGCCGACCGCGCCATCATCGCCGAGGCCAGCATCCGCGCGGCAGTGCTTCTTGCGGAGCTGAAGAAGCCGGACGAGTCCATCGTGATGTTCGAAAAGGCACTGCGCATGCCGGAGACCAGCGAACAGAACCGCGGCATCTCGCTCGTCGGCATCATCCAGGCGCTCTATGCCAAGGGCGACCACGACGGCGTCATCGACTACTACAACAAGAACTCCGAAGTCCTGCCGCCTGGAGCCTCACGCGCGAAGATGCTGGTGCTCGTCGGCCATGCCTACCGCATGCGCAAAAGCTACGCCCGTGCCGTCGAAGTGTACCTCCTCATCGAGCAGTATCATGCCGACACCGACGAAGCCTTCGATGCCGGCTACTGGAAGCTGTACTGCTTCTACCTGCTCGGTGACAAGGATCTGGGTGAATTCGCCACCGCGTTCATCGCCCGTCATGCGCAGAAGCGCCCGGACCATGAGTACCTCTCACTGGCACGCCTGATCCGTGCGGACTTTTATTTCAACAAGGGTGACTTCCAGCAGGCCTCGCTGAGCTACAATGAGGTCAGCATCGACAAACTGCCGGAGAAACTGCGTCCAGGCACGCTCTTCAACATGGGCTGGGCGCAGGGCGAGGCCGGACGCCATCAGGAGGCCGTCGGTACCTTCACACGCTTCATCAACGAGCACCCGCAGCATGAGTTCATCGCCAAGGCCTACGCCCGCCGAGGTCTCGCCAACCGCGATGCGCGTGATCTGCCGAAGGCGAAGGCCGACTTCGAACATGTGACGAAGGAATTCCCGAAATCCGACGCCTGCGAGATGTCCTGGCTCCAGCTCGGCTTCATCGCGATGGAGCAGAAGGATCCGAAGGGCACGGTCTCCGCCTTTGAAACACTGTTGAAGAAATTCCCCACCACGACGGCGGCGGCGCAGGCCTATTACGGCATCGGCCGCGGCCACTTCGACCAGAAGATCTACGACAAGGCCGTTCCCGCCCTGCGCCGCTCCATCGAGATCGACAGCAAGACCTACCTCGAAAAATCCAGCCAGCTCATCATTCTTTGCGACTACGCCCAGCAGAATGCCGACAATCTCGCGAAAACCATCGATAGCTACCTGTCGTCCAAGCCCAGCGGAATGGTGCCGCCGAACATTCTGAAGTGGCTCGGTCTCAAGCTCTACAGCAGCGACGACTTCAAGCGCGCCGCGCGCTTCCTCGAACTCGCCATCACACCGCAGACCCCGGAAAACACCGAGCCGGTCGTGTGGAACTACCTCGGCATGGCGCAGCTTCAGAATCAGCAGTTTGACGCCAGCATCCAGGCCACGGAGAACTACCTCAAATCGAATCCCGACACCGCCGCCCGCTCGCGGGCGTTGCTGACGAAGGGCCGCGCCCTGCTCGGCAAAGGACAATTCGACGAGGCCGACAAAGTGGCGCAGGAGGCCCTCCAGGTCGTCAAAGACGGCAAGCTTCAGGCCGAGCTGCTCATCCTCGAAGGTGACATCTATTCCGCCCAAGGCGACAAACTCGCCACCGAAGGCCAGCAAGCCGCCGCCGTCGAGAAATGGAAAGCCGGTGCTGCCAAATATGCCGTCCCCAGCCAGTTTTTCGACGATCCTGACGTGACTCCAGACGCCCTGTTCAAAACCGCCAAAGCTCTCGAAAAAGCAGGCGATGCCGCTCAGGCAAAACAGATGCTCCAGCAGCTTCAGCAGCGCTATCCGAAGTATCAGCCCAAGTAA
- a CDS encoding biopolymer transporter ExbD produces the protein MNFRKQHSIEPSPMQLAPLVDVLFLLVIFFAVTFQYAKEEQVMDVSVPAADEGKEKESRNVGEIIINIKKDGEIIVNGQKFNTDELLVKLKNIVALYKDQAVILRGDEGTPYQNVIRVLDTCQKAGIWNIAFATRKPDADQPAATPK, from the coding sequence ATGAACTTCCGCAAACAGCATTCCATCGAACCCTCACCGATGCAGCTCGCGCCGCTGGTCGATGTGCTGTTCCTGCTCGTCATTTTCTTCGCCGTGACCTTCCAGTATGCCAAGGAGGAGCAGGTCATGGATGTCAGCGTGCCCGCCGCCGATGAAGGCAAGGAGAAGGAATCCCGCAACGTCGGCGAGATCATCATCAACATCAAAAAAGACGGCGAGATCATCGTCAATGGCCAGAAGTTCAACACGGACGAGCTACTGGTGAAGCTGAAGAACATCGTGGCCCTTTACAAGGATCAGGCCGTGATCCTGCGCGGGGATGAAGGCACGCCTTATCAGAATGTCATCCGTGTGCTGGACACCTGCCAGAAGGCCGGCATCTGGAACATCGCCTTCGCCACGCGCAAGCCCGACGCCGACCAACCTGCCGCCACGCCCAAGTGA
- a CDS encoding MotA/TolQ/ExbB proton channel family protein: MHRKILLALALLVALIVTMNVSAQAQQPAPAAGSVTTPAAMADDNPYGDVLTFNGFVKRTGVMAYPLIILSMIAFFMIVLFTFTVRQGTVVSDAFMNSADALIRKQDYLGLLAVCNRRNECIARVTAKTLDFATRNPTASFEEVKEVTEAEGNRQSSLLLARIAYLGDVGAIAPMLGLLGTTLGMITTFHEISGKGVGGSNQLGLAQGVSEALLCTASGLVIGIPALMFYAIFRGKVNRLISEMEAATTHLMALLAVQYKRAARAVAGQ, translated from the coding sequence ATGCATCGAAAAATCCTCCTCGCCCTGGCCCTGCTGGTGGCACTCATCGTCACGATGAACGTCTCTGCCCAAGCTCAGCAGCCCGCGCCAGCCGCAGGCTCAGTCACGACTCCGGCTGCCATGGCAGATGACAATCCGTATGGCGATGTGCTGACATTCAACGGCTTCGTCAAACGCACTGGCGTCATGGCGTATCCGCTCATCATCCTGTCGATGATCGCGTTTTTCATGATCGTGCTGTTCACCTTCACGGTGCGCCAGGGGACGGTGGTGAGTGATGCGTTCATGAACTCGGCGGACGCATTGATCCGCAAGCAGGATTACCTGGGACTGCTCGCGGTGTGCAACCGCCGCAACGAATGCATCGCCCGCGTCACCGCGAAGACGCTCGATTTCGCCACACGCAACCCGACCGCGAGCTTTGAAGAGGTCAAAGAAGTCACCGAGGCCGAGGGCAACCGCCAGTCGAGCCTGCTGCTGGCCCGCATCGCTTATCTCGGTGACGTAGGTGCCATCGCTCCGATGCTTGGCCTGCTCGGCACGACGCTGGGCATGATCACGACTTTCCATGAGATTTCCGGCAAGGGCGTCGGAGGTTCGAACCAACTCGGCCTCGCGCAAGGTGTGTCCGAGGCGCTGCTCTGCACAGCCTCCGGCCTCGTCATCGGCATCCCTGCCCTGATGTTTTACGCCATCTTCCGTGGCAAGGTGAACCGCCTCATTTCAGAAATGGAAGCGGCGACGACGCATCTGATGGCCCTGCTCGCGGTGCAGTACAAGCGTGCCGCGCGCGCTGTGGCCGGCCAGTAA
- a CDS encoding DUF1501 domain-containing protein, with translation MNSSISHHAPNLEHAFLTRRELLQRVGMGFGSVAAGSLFNQQAAAATLDPMALKRPHFEPKAKRVVHFFMNGGPSHVDTFDPKPMLDKYDGKALPNVLKTERPTGAGFKSPFQFRKRGQCGLEVSEIFEKTGEFADDLCVIRSMHADVPNHEPSLGLMNSGEGRLNRPTMGSWVTYGLGSENQNLPGYIAMCPGGMPTRRTKNWQSSFLPSAYQGAYINTEDTRVEKLVEFIKNGSLDLKQQRRQLDLLQELNQKHLVQQDRDQQLEARVQSYELAYRMQMEATDAFDIMKEPESVRKMYGDHAFGRQCLIARRLLERGVRFIQLWAGAGQPWDNHDEILEHRKLGQQTDGAIAAFMSDLKQRGLWDETLMMWGGEFGRTPAVELPTPGANAGKQHGRDHNHYGFTMWLAGGGVRGGYTHGATDEFGFQATENPVHVHDLHATILKILGFDHEKFTYRYAGLDFRLTGVNECKVVQELLA, from the coding sequence ATGAACTCCTCCATCTCACATCATGCGCCGAATCTGGAGCATGCGTTTCTGACGCGTCGCGAACTGCTGCAGCGTGTCGGCATGGGCTTTGGCTCCGTGGCGGCAGGCTCGTTGTTCAACCAGCAGGCCGCTGCGGCCACGCTGGATCCGATGGCACTGAAACGGCCGCACTTTGAGCCGAAGGCGAAGCGTGTGGTGCATTTTTTCATGAATGGCGGCCCCTCGCACGTCGATACGTTCGACCCGAAGCCGATGCTGGACAAATACGACGGCAAGGCGCTGCCAAACGTGCTCAAAACCGAGCGTCCGACCGGTGCGGGCTTCAAATCGCCCTTCCAGTTCCGCAAGCGCGGCCAGTGCGGACTCGAGGTGAGCGAGATCTTCGAGAAAACCGGTGAGTTTGCCGATGATCTCTGCGTGATCCGCTCGATGCACGCCGACGTGCCGAATCATGAGCCCTCGTTGGGCCTGATGAACAGCGGTGAAGGCCGGTTGAACCGTCCGACGATGGGTTCGTGGGTCACTTACGGCCTGGGCAGCGAAAATCAGAATCTGCCGGGCTACATTGCGATGTGCCCCGGCGGCATGCCGACACGGCGGACGAAGAACTGGCAGTCGTCATTTTTGCCGAGTGCTTACCAAGGCGCTTACATCAACACGGAGGACACGCGGGTCGAAAAGCTCGTGGAGTTTATCAAGAACGGATCGCTCGATCTCAAGCAGCAGCGCCGCCAGCTCGACCTGCTGCAGGAGTTGAATCAGAAACATCTGGTGCAGCAGGATCGTGATCAGCAGCTCGAAGCCCGCGTGCAGAGCTACGAGCTGGCCTACCGCATGCAGATGGAGGCCACGGACGCCTTCGACATCATGAAGGAGCCGGAATCGGTGCGGAAGATGTATGGCGACCACGCTTTTGGCCGCCAGTGCCTCATCGCCCGGCGGTTGCTGGAGCGCGGGGTGCGTTTCATCCAGCTCTGGGCCGGCGCGGGACAGCCGTGGGACAATCACGACGAAATTCTGGAGCACCGGAAGCTCGGCCAGCAGACGGACGGAGCGATCGCGGCCTTTATGAGCGATTTGAAACAGCGCGGCCTGTGGGACGAGACGCTGATGATGTGGGGCGGTGAGTTTGGCCGCACGCCGGCGGTGGAACTGCCGACGCCAGGGGCGAATGCCGGGAAACAGCATGGTCGCGATCACAATCACTACGGCTTCACGATGTGGCTGGCCGGCGGCGGCGTGCGTGGCGGCTACACACACGGCGCGACGGACGAGTTTGGCTTCCAAGCCACGGAAAATCCCGTCCATGTGCATGATCTGCATGCAACGATCCTGAAGATCCTCGGCTTTGACCACGAAAAGTTCACATATCGCTATGCCGGCCTCGATTTCCGCCTCACCGGCGTGAATGAGTGCAAGGTGGTGCAGGAATTGCTGGCCTGA
- a CDS encoding DUF1592 domain-containing protein encodes MSLNPRHLALVAFVVAASQLSAAPEWKQVESFLAAKCYECHNADKMKGDVDLKKFAANPDVPVNFEIWNTVKDTIDNGDMPPRKAKQLSLEEKAGITGWVQHSLDALAEAKSGDPGPVTMRRLTNAEYDNTIRDLAGRDYALAKEFQTDGGGGEGFTNTGDVLFMSPAAIDKYFAAARKLADQATIMPGTGIVFHPQRIGLRGFEQVKTQAQQGLYVWLQQKAAPHLPKDFDPMREGDYMLACWKHKNQNVPLDQLAKDMKLSIHFLNNWWNLVNATEPKSRYLDLVRVSWRELPADEKTAHERIKGIEADLLSWNNPKKPGSGTQRHQQDSDGIRPYPMQGPVGNKTHANLCFGDTGDGNKGDIALVTYIEVSVGKQKLNYFNWLNKTLDENKKQAAANPPPPNLDALKARIAELEKMRAAYGKHPQQGRTIEPQVLAFAAPTVFTMPLPEGAHWLKVDTRLDMQNPEVDEATIQWTMTTDKPRDVTKIIPGELTVWKRSTKASSRTMGDFHVMKMAFPDMFERRLEEVADNLYRQKPGIGVYYFSDEQLSQLLGQNDKNYLAAMKKDWGYNAQPNLNPQQQKEYDSLLLGHLRYFASLAWRRPLTGDENAKLDALYFDGRTKELDRESAAREVLVRILVSPNFLFKAETLPQLAAADAKTADVPLASHELASRLSYFLWASKPDYELKRTADDGSLLKPEVLAAQTQRMLRDPKASALAKEFAGQWLKFNGFDEKSTVDEKKFPQFTPELRNDMQREAVEFFTHLVRDDRNVSDIIGGDYTFINERLAKHYGIPGVTGGDFREVKAAQQNRGGLLGMGAILTKTSRPHRTSPVVRGDYLYQVVLGFSSPPPPPNVPELKETSKPSSLREALMQHRTDSACAVCHERIDPLGFALESYDPIGRFRPTDEAGGKIDDTGEMMDGTKFTGLTGLRDYLKKNEPQFLTQFTRKLLGYALGRQTLPSDKALIAQMQDALKKNSGKFSAAVLTIINSRQFLNRRNEPVVAGN; translated from the coding sequence ATGTCCCTGAATCCCCGCCATCTCGCCCTGGTCGCCTTTGTCGTCGCCGCGTCCCAACTTTCTGCCGCTCCTGAGTGGAAGCAGGTGGAGTCTTTTCTCGCCGCCAAGTGCTACGAGTGCCACAACGCGGACAAGATGAAGGGCGATGTCGATTTGAAGAAATTCGCGGCCAACCCCGATGTGCCGGTGAATTTCGAGATCTGGAACACGGTGAAGGACACCATCGACAATGGCGACATGCCGCCGCGAAAGGCCAAGCAGCTCTCGTTGGAGGAAAAAGCGGGCATCACTGGCTGGGTGCAGCATTCACTCGATGCGCTCGCTGAGGCCAAATCCGGCGACCCCGGCCCCGTGACGATGCGTCGCCTCACAAATGCCGAGTATGACAACACCATCCGCGATCTCGCCGGCCGCGATTACGCCCTCGCGAAGGAATTCCAAACCGACGGCGGAGGCGGCGAAGGTTTCACCAACACCGGCGACGTGCTCTTCATGAGCCCAGCGGCCATCGACAAGTATTTCGCCGCGGCGCGGAAGCTCGCCGACCAAGCCACGATCATGCCGGGCACGGGCATCGTGTTTCATCCGCAGCGCATCGGCCTGCGCGGCTTTGAGCAGGTCAAAACACAGGCCCAGCAGGGTCTGTATGTGTGGCTCCAGCAAAAAGCCGCTCCGCATCTGCCAAAGGACTTCGATCCCATGCGCGAGGGCGACTACATGCTCGCCTGCTGGAAGCACAAGAACCAGAACGTGCCGCTCGACCAGCTCGCGAAGGACATGAAGCTCAGCATTCATTTCCTCAACAACTGGTGGAACCTCGTGAACGCCACCGAGCCAAAGAGCCGCTACCTCGACCTCGTCCGCGTGAGCTGGCGCGAACTGCCCGCCGACGAAAAAACCGCGCATGAGCGCATCAAAGGCATTGAGGCCGATCTATTGAGCTGGAACAACCCGAAAAAGCCCGGCAGCGGCACCCAGCGTCATCAGCAGGACAGCGACGGCATTCGTCCGTATCCGATGCAAGGCCCCGTCGGCAACAAAACACACGCGAACCTGTGCTTTGGTGACACAGGCGACGGAAACAAGGGCGACATCGCCCTCGTGACCTACATCGAGGTTAGCGTTGGCAAACAGAAGCTCAATTACTTCAACTGGCTCAACAAGACGCTCGACGAGAATAAGAAACAGGCCGCCGCGAACCCGCCGCCCCCAAATCTCGACGCGTTGAAGGCTCGCATCGCCGAGCTGGAGAAAATGCGTGCCGCGTATGGCAAACACCCGCAACAGGGCCGCACGATCGAGCCGCAGGTGCTCGCCTTTGCCGCGCCCACTGTTTTCACCATGCCGCTGCCGGAGGGAGCGCACTGGCTGAAGGTGGACACACGCCTCGACATGCAAAATCCCGAGGTCGATGAGGCCACCATCCAGTGGACCATGACCACCGACAAGCCACGCGACGTTACGAAGATCATCCCCGGCGAGCTCACCGTCTGGAAACGCAGCACAAAGGCCTCCAGCCGCACCATGGGCGACTTCCACGTCATGAAGATGGCCTTCCCCGACATGTTTGAGCGCCGTCTCGAAGAAGTGGCCGACAATCTCTACCGCCAGAAGCCAGGCATCGGCGTCTATTACTTCAGCGACGAGCAGCTTAGCCAGCTCCTCGGCCAGAACGACAAAAACTACCTCGCCGCGATGAAGAAGGACTGGGGCTACAACGCCCAGCCCAACCTCAACCCGCAGCAGCAGAAGGAATACGACAGTTTGTTGCTCGGACATCTGCGCTACTTCGCCAGCCTCGCATGGCGTCGCCCGCTTACTGGCGATGAGAATGCGAAACTCGACGCGCTCTACTTCGACGGCCGCACCAAGGAACTCGACCGCGAATCCGCCGCGCGTGAAGTGCTCGTGCGCATCCTCGTCTCGCCAAATTTTCTCTTCAAAGCCGAGACACTGCCGCAACTCGCCGCCGCGGACGCGAAAACAGCCGACGTGCCGCTGGCATCTCACGAGCTCGCTTCACGCCTCAGCTACTTCCTCTGGGCCTCAAAGCCTGACTACGAACTCAAGCGCACTGCCGATGATGGCAGCCTGCTCAAGCCCGAAGTGCTCGCCGCGCAGACCCAGCGCATGCTGCGCGATCCGAAGGCCTCCGCTCTCGCCAAAGAGTTCGCGGGCCAGTGGCTGAAGTTCAACGGCTTCGACGAAAAGAGCACCGTCGATGAAAAGAAGTTCCCGCAGTTCACCCCCGAGCTGCGAAACGACATGCAGCGCGAGGCCGTCGAGTTCTTCACCCATCTCGTCCGCGATGACCGCAACGTCTCCGACATCATCGGCGGCGACTACACCTTCATCAACGAACGCCTCGCCAAGCACTACGGCATCCCCGGCGTCACCGGCGGTGACTTCCGCGAGGTCAAAGCCGCGCAGCAAAACCGCGGCGGCCTCCTCGGCATGGGCGCGATCTTGACCAAGACCTCCCGCCCCCATCGCACCAGCCCCGTCGTGCGTGGCGATTACCTTTATCAGGTCGTCCTCGGCTTCAGCAGCCCGCCACCTCCGCCCAACGTCCCCGAGCTCAAAGAAACCAGCAAACCCTCCTCCCTGCGCGAGGCCCTCATGCAACACCGCACCGACTCCGCCTGCGCCGTCTGCCACGAGCGCATCGACCCACTCGGCTTCGCCTTGGAGAGCTACGACCCCATCGGCCGCTTCCGCCCCACCGATGAAGCGGGCGGCAAAATCGACGACACCGGTGAAATGATGGACGGCACCAAGTTCACCGGCCTCACCGGCCTCCGCGACTACCTCAAAAAGAACGAGCCCCAATTCCTCACCCAGTTCACCCGCAAACTCCTCGGCTACGCCCTCGGCCGCCAGACGCTGCCGAGCGACAAGGCCCTCATCGCGCAAATGCAGGACGCGCTCAAAAAGAACAGCGGCAAATTCTCCGCCGCCGTCCTCACCATCATCAACAGCCGCCAGTTCCTGAACCGCCGTAATGAACCGGTCGTTGCCGGCAATTAA